A genomic stretch from Nocardia wallacei includes:
- a CDS encoding low molecular weight phosphatase family protein, which yields MHVLFVCNGNVCRSVIAERLTRAVAAEYGLRGLTAESAGTRALVGFGVDPVAAETISGLGADPANFKARKLKPAMVERAHLVLAMTEQIRDEIVALAPAARWRTFTLLEAHRIAKVSGARTVAEIDRARDDLALVGRENIPDPVGLSARKYCEVGDHIAEALVPLLLALHTRRDLGTDERGRPRLVLLPGGRREPPRYIVGDRIGRHA from the coding sequence GTCTGCAACGGCAATGTGTGCCGGTCGGTGATCGCCGAGCGGCTCACGCGCGCTGTCGCGGCCGAATACGGCCTGCGCGGGCTGACCGCGGAGAGCGCGGGGACGCGCGCGCTCGTCGGATTCGGAGTGGATCCCGTTGCCGCCGAGACGATCAGCGGGCTCGGCGCCGACCCGGCGAATTTCAAGGCCCGTAAACTGAAACCCGCCATGGTGGAACGGGCCCATCTGGTGCTCGCGATGACCGAGCAGATCCGCGACGAGATCGTCGCGCTGGCGCCGGCGGCACGGTGGCGGACCTTCACGCTGCTGGAAGCCCACCGCATCGCCAAGGTCAGCGGCGCCCGCACCGTCGCCGAAATCGACCGCGCCCGTGACGATCTCGCACTGGTCGGCCGGGAGAACATTCCCGACCCGGTCGGTCTGTCGGCGCGGAAGTACTGCGAGGTGGGCGACCATATCGCCGAGGCCCTGGTACCGCTGCTGCTGGCCCTGCACACCCGTCGCGACCTCGGCACCGACGAGCGCGGACGGCCGCGCTTGGTGCTGTTACCGGGCGGGCGGCGCGAACCGCCCCGATATATCGTCGGCGACCGGATCGGACGGCATGCCTGA
- a CDS encoding amino acid ABC transporter permease encodes MDSATWELIRHNLQPMLEATVTKTLPLTAISFVIGLALALFVALARMSKVWPVSAAARCYISIIRGTPLLVQLFIVFYALPQLNIVIDPFPAAVIAFSLNVGGYAAEVIRAAILSVAAGQWEASQALGLSYPQTLSSIILPQAARIAVPPLSNTLISLVKDTSLASTILVTELLRTAQLAAAPTFDFFALYGVAAVYYWIICLLLGFAQTRLEERLARHVAR; translated from the coding sequence ATGGACTCCGCCACCTGGGAGCTGATCCGGCACAACCTCCAGCCCATGCTGGAGGCGACGGTCACCAAGACACTGCCGCTCACCGCGATCAGCTTCGTCATCGGCCTGGCGCTGGCGCTGTTCGTGGCGCTGGCGCGGATGTCGAAGGTGTGGCCGGTGTCGGCGGCGGCCCGCTGCTACATCTCGATCATTCGCGGCACGCCGCTGCTGGTGCAGTTGTTCATCGTGTTCTACGCGCTGCCGCAGCTGAACATCGTGATCGACCCGTTCCCGGCCGCGGTGATCGCCTTCAGCCTCAATGTCGGCGGCTACGCGGCGGAGGTGATCCGCGCGGCGATTCTCTCGGTCGCCGCGGGCCAATGGGAGGCGTCGCAGGCGCTGGGCCTGTCCTACCCGCAGACCCTGAGTTCGATCATCCTGCCGCAGGCCGCGCGGATCGCGGTGCCGCCGTTGTCCAACACGTTGATCTCGTTGGTGAAGGACACCTCCCTGGCATCCACGATCTTGGTTACCGAGTTGTTGCGGACCGCGCAATTGGCCGCCGCGCCGACGTTCGATTTCTTCGCCCTCTACGGGGTCGCGGCGGTCTACTACTGGATCATCTGCCTGCTACTCGGATTTGCCCAAACACGCCTGGAAGAGCGGCTGGCACGGCATGTCGCGCGGTGA
- the pyk gene encoding pyruvate kinase: MMRRTKIVCTLGPATASEDRIRELVESGMDVARLNFSHGEHSDHAENYQKVRKAADRLGRAVGILADLQGPKIRLGRFIEGKTMWATGEEVRITVDDVEGTHDRVSTTYAQLADDAKPGDRLLVDDGKVGLTVVRVDGHDVVCRVTEGGPVSNNKGVSLPGMDVSVPALSEKDIADLEFALKLGVDFIALSFVRSPSDVELVHDIMDRVGRRVPVIGKLEKPEAIDNLEAIVLAFDAIMVARGDLGVELPLEQVPLVQKRAIQMARENAKPVIVATQMLESMITNSRPTRAEASDVANAVLDGADAVMLSGETSVGEYPIDTVRTMARIVHAVESESSAQVPPLTHVPRTKRGVISYAARDIGERLNAKALVAFTQSGDTVRRLARLHTTLPLLAFTPLPEVRSQLALTWGVETFIVPPVGTTDEMIGQVDKELLSLNRYAKGDLVVIVAGSPPGTIGSTNLIHVHRIGEEDH, from the coding sequence GTGATGCGACGAACAAAAATTGTTTGCACCCTCGGACCGGCTACCGCCTCCGAGGACCGGATCCGCGAACTCGTCGAAAGCGGCATGGACGTGGCCCGGTTGAACTTCAGTCACGGCGAGCACTCCGACCATGCCGAGAACTATCAGAAGGTCAGGAAAGCCGCGGACCGATTGGGCCGTGCCGTCGGCATTCTCGCGGATCTCCAGGGGCCGAAGATCCGGCTCGGCAGGTTCATCGAAGGCAAGACCATGTGGGCGACCGGTGAGGAGGTGCGGATCACCGTCGACGACGTGGAGGGCACCCACGACCGCGTCTCCACCACCTACGCGCAACTGGCCGACGACGCCAAGCCCGGCGATCGTCTGCTGGTCGACGACGGCAAGGTCGGTCTGACCGTGGTCCGCGTCGACGGCCACGACGTGGTGTGCCGGGTCACCGAGGGCGGCCCGGTCTCGAACAACAAGGGCGTGTCGCTGCCCGGCATGGACGTGTCCGTTCCCGCGCTGTCCGAGAAGGACATCGCCGACCTCGAATTCGCCCTGAAACTCGGCGTCGACTTCATCGCGCTGTCGTTCGTGCGTTCCCCGTCGGATGTGGAACTGGTGCACGACATCATGGACCGCGTCGGCCGCCGTGTGCCGGTGATCGGCAAGCTGGAGAAGCCGGAGGCGATCGACAACCTCGAGGCGATCGTGCTGGCCTTCGACGCGATCATGGTCGCCCGCGGCGATCTGGGCGTGGAGTTGCCGCTCGAGCAGGTGCCGCTGGTGCAGAAGCGCGCCATCCAGATGGCCCGCGAGAACGCCAAGCCCGTCATCGTCGCTACCCAGATGCTGGAGTCGATGATCACCAATTCCCGGCCGACCCGCGCCGAGGCCTCCGATGTCGCCAACGCGGTGCTCGACGGCGCCGACGCGGTGATGCTGTCGGGTGAGACCTCGGTCGGCGAGTACCCGATCGACACGGTCCGCACCATGGCGCGCATCGTGCACGCGGTGGAGTCCGAGTCCTCCGCGCAGGTGCCGCCGCTGACCCACGTGCCCCGGACCAAGCGCGGCGTGATCTCCTACGCCGCCCGCGACATCGGCGAGCGCCTCAACGCCAAGGCGCTGGTGGCGTTCACCCAGTCCGGCGACACCGTGCGCCGCCTGGCCCGCCTGCACACCACGCTGCCGCTGCTGGCGTTCACGCCGCTGCCGGAGGTGCGCAGCCAGCTGGCGCTGACCTGGGGCGTGGAGACCTTCATCGTGCCGCCGGTCGGCACCACCGACGAGATGATCGGTCAGGTCGACAAGGAGCTGCTGTCGCTGAACCGGTACGCCAAGGGTGACCTGGTGGTGATCGTGGCCGGATCCCCGCCTGGCACAATCGGTTCCACCAACCTCATCCACGTGCACCGAATCGGCGAGGAGGACCACTGA
- a CDS encoding acyl-CoA thioesterase codes for MSTSLGESSDTVTGDLGVLLGLLDLEQTGEDVFVGQHPEKVWSRTFGGQLVAQAIVAAGRTVGPGRPVHAVNAHFVRGGDVKKPIEYRVERHRDGRSFANRTVTALQDDQELFVMLAAFQDWAKGLEHASPLPQVPDPDGLPRVEESFAGLEDRLQMFVQAPHPIDMRYTNDPAWILKGTGGTLDYNRVWMRADGTLPDDPLIHVATLGYSSDTTVLDSIITTHGLSWGFDRIVAATVNHSIWFHRPFRFDEWALYATQSPVAAGSRGLATGHFYSRAGELLATVVQEGVIRHFPPRR; via the coding sequence GTGAGTACATCGCTGGGCGAATCATCCGACACCGTCACGGGCGACCTGGGAGTGCTGCTCGGGTTGCTCGATCTGGAGCAGACCGGCGAGGACGTCTTCGTCGGCCAGCACCCGGAGAAGGTGTGGAGCCGTACCTTCGGCGGGCAGCTGGTGGCGCAGGCCATCGTCGCGGCCGGCCGCACGGTCGGCCCGGGACGCCCGGTGCACGCGGTCAACGCGCACTTCGTCCGCGGCGGTGACGTGAAGAAGCCGATCGAGTACCGGGTGGAACGCCACCGCGACGGCCGCTCGTTCGCGAATCGGACCGTCACCGCCCTGCAGGACGATCAGGAGCTGTTCGTCATGCTGGCGGCCTTCCAGGACTGGGCCAAGGGCCTGGAGCACGCCTCCCCGCTGCCGCAGGTGCCCGACCCCGACGGCCTGCCCCGCGTCGAGGAGTCCTTCGCGGGCCTCGAGGACCGGTTGCAGATGTTCGTCCAGGCCCCGCACCCGATCGACATGCGCTACACCAACGATCCGGCGTGGATTCTCAAGGGCACCGGCGGCACCCTCGACTACAACCGGGTGTGGATGCGCGCGGACGGCACGCTGCCCGACGATCCGCTGATTCACGTTGCGACACTGGGCTATTCGTCGGACACCACGGTCCTGGATTCGATCATCACCACGCACGGGCTGTCGTGGGGGTTCGACCGCATCGTCGCCGCGACGGTGAACCACTCGATCTGGTTCCACCGCCCGTTCCGGTTCGACGAGTGGGCGCTGTACGCGACGCAGTCGCCCGTGGCGGCCGGATCGCGCGGCCTGGCCACCGGCCACTTCTATTCGCGGGCAGGGGAGTTGCTGGCGACGGTGGTGCAGGAAGGCGTCATCCGCCACTTCCCGCCGCGCCGCTGA